In a single window of the Ancylobacter polymorphus genome:
- a CDS encoding efflux RND transporter periplasmic adaptor subunit, which yields MSRLNGRLAQIAVLVLFAVALAACDGKDNAGLPGPGAQGRPQVGVVTVHPQSVAITAEMPGRTSASLVAEVRPQVGGLIKERLFQEGGEVKAGDPLYQIEPASYQAAYDSAVASLQKAEAAVPSAEAKVERYAGLIKQNAVSKQDNDDAVASLAQAKAEVAAARASVDTARINLDYTRITAPIGGRIDKSVLTPGALVTASQDTALTTIRTLDPINVDVTQSSTNLLNLRQAIRDGRIKISGDRVQVRLKLDNGQLYPLPGTLEFTSAYVDTTTGTYGVRAQFPNPDRLLLPGMYVRAIIEEGVAPDSYLVPQRGVTRNTKGEPVALVVNADNKVEQRVLTVARSVGNSWLVEAGIGDGDRVVVEGSQFARPGQDVTPVDVVVDETTGEVRERGQQSAAPAASAAIAQGAARVDAAGTSTAN from the coding sequence ATGTCACGTCTCAACGGCCGTTTGGCTCAAATTGCAGTGCTTGTTCTCTTCGCGGTGGCGCTGGCGGCGTGCGACGGGAAGGACAATGCGGGCTTGCCCGGCCCGGGCGCGCAGGGGCGCCCGCAGGTTGGTGTCGTCACCGTGCATCCGCAGTCGGTGGCGATCACCGCCGAGATGCCGGGACGCACCTCGGCCTCGCTGGTTGCCGAAGTCCGGCCGCAGGTCGGCGGGCTTATCAAGGAGCGGCTTTTCCAGGAGGGCGGTGAGGTCAAGGCCGGTGACCCGCTCTACCAGATCGAACCGGCGAGCTATCAGGCCGCCTATGACAGCGCTGTCGCCAGCCTGCAGAAGGCTGAGGCGGCGGTGCCGAGCGCCGAGGCCAAGGTCGAGCGCTATGCCGGGCTGATCAAGCAGAATGCGGTAAGCAAGCAGGACAATGACGACGCCGTCGCCTCGCTGGCGCAGGCCAAGGCCGAAGTCGCGGCCGCGCGCGCCAGCGTCGACACCGCGCGGATCAATCTCGACTACACCCGCATCACCGCGCCGATCGGCGGACGCATCGACAAGTCGGTGCTCACCCCCGGCGCGCTGGTGACGGCGAGCCAGGATACGGCGCTCACCACCATCCGCACGCTCGATCCGATCAATGTCGATGTGACCCAGTCGAGCACCAATCTGCTCAACCTGCGGCAGGCGATCCGCGACGGGCGCATCAAGATCAGCGGCGACAGGGTGCAGGTGCGGCTGAAGCTGGATAACGGCCAGCTTTACCCGCTGCCGGGTACGCTGGAATTCACTTCCGCCTATGTCGACACCACCACCGGCACCTATGGCGTGCGCGCGCAATTCCCCAACCCGGACCGGCTGCTGCTGCCCGGCATGTATGTGCGCGCCATCATCGAGGAAGGCGTTGCCCCGGACAGCTACCTCGTTCCCCAGCGCGGCGTGACCCGCAACACCAAGGGCGAGCCGGTGGCGCTGGTCGTCAATGCTGACAACAAGGTCGAGCAGCGCGTGCTCACCGTCGCGCGCAGCGTCGGCAATAGCTGGCTGGTCGAGGCTGGCATTGGCGATGGCGACCGCGTGGTGGTCGAAGGCAGTCAGTTCGCCCGCCCCGGCCAGGACGTGACCCCGGTCGACGTGGTGGTGGACGAAACCACCGGCGAGGTGCGCGAGCGCGGCCAGCAGAGCGCAGCCCCGGCGGCGAGCGCGGCCATTGCCCAAGGCGCGGCCCGCGTGGACGCCGCCGGCACCTCCACGGCGAACTGA